A genomic window from candidate division TA06 bacterium includes:
- a CDS encoding MBL fold metallo-hydrolase, whose amino-acid sequence MKPDIYQTVVAKGLVETNCYIAACPETQETAVIDPGAFSQKEVQTILDIIKQHDLSVKYIINTHGHIDHIAGNRALLKETGAKLCIHAHDSEMLASARHNGSEMFGMSLVSPPPDRLLTDGDVIMLGRLEIKVLHTPGHTPGGICLLFDGTLFSGDTLFAGSVGRTDLPGGSETEIIRSIKERLMALPNATSVRPGHGPRTTIGKEREENPFL is encoded by the coding sequence ATGAAACCGGACATCTATCAAACCGTGGTGGCCAAGGGGCTGGTGGAGACCAACTGCTATATCGCGGCCTGTCCCGAAACTCAAGAGACGGCGGTGATAGACCCCGGGGCCTTCAGCCAGAAGGAGGTCCAGACCATTTTGGACATCATCAAACAGCATGATCTTTCGGTGAAATATATAATCAACACCCACGGACACATTGACCATATCGCCGGAAACCGGGCCCTGCTGAAAGAAACCGGGGCCAAGCTCTGTATCCATGCCCATGATTCCGAGATGCTGGCCTCGGCCCGGCACAACGGCTCGGAAATGTTCGGAATGAGCCTGGTCTCGCCTCCGCCCGACCGGCTGCTGACCGACGGCGACGTGATAATGCTGGGCCGGTTGGAAATTAAGGTGTTGCACACCCCGGGACACACCCCGGGCGGCATCTGCCTGCTGTTCGACGGGACGCTTTTTTCCGGCGATACCCTGTTCGCGGGCTCGGTGGGCCGCACCGACCTGCCGGGCGGCAGCGAAACGGAGATAATAAGGTCCATCAAAGAGAGACTCATGGCACTGCCGAATGCCACCTCTGTCAGGCCGGGTCACGGGCCCAGGACCACCATCGGGAAAGAGCGGGAAGAGAATCCCTTTCTGTGA
- a CDS encoding NUDIX hydrolase, which produces MDKWKITKRRQVYKNPWIAVREDSVKRPDGSAGRYGVVEVGDAVSIVALQNDGLCLVQQYRHSWGKRVWEVPCGGLHKGESALKAAQRELSEEAGIKAKKWKRLGIIESNDPVVNRFHLFLARDLSFASPRRDRSEAGMENRMWGLPDYKQALLKGAIRDDMTIACVCKALMAGGVKL; this is translated from the coding sequence ATGGACAAGTGGAAGATAACTAAAAGGCGGCAGGTCTACAAGAACCCCTGGATCGCAGTCCGGGAGGACTCGGTCAAGCGCCCCGACGGGTCAGCCGGAAGATACGGGGTGGTGGAGGTCGGCGATGCGGTCAGCATCGTGGCCCTGCAAAATGATGGCCTCTGCCTGGTCCAGCAATACAGGCACTCCTGGGGCAAGCGGGTCTGGGAGGTGCCCTGCGGAGGGCTTCACAAGGGGGAAAGCGCCTTAAAAGCCGCCCAAAGAGAACTGTCGGAGGAGGCGGGGATAAAAGCTAAAAAATGGAAGCGGCTGGGCATCATCGAATCGAACGATCCAGTGGTCAACCGTTTCCATCTTTTTTTGGCCCGGGACCTGTCCTTTGCCAGTCCCCGCCGCGACCGCTCCGAAGCCGGCATGGAAAACAGGATGTGGGGTTTACCCGATTATAAGCAAGCCCTGTTAAAAGGGGCAATCAGAGACGATATGACCATCGCCTGCGTCTGCAAGGCGCTGATGGCCGGCGGGGTCAAACTATGA